One Danio aesculapii chromosome 13, fDanAes4.1, whole genome shotgun sequence DNA window includes the following coding sequences:
- the slc17a5 gene encoding sialin isoform X1 — translation MMELSASDSESEDHAQPLLRRKDTEDIQKAPACGSSRYGLAFLSCYGFFVAYALRVNLSVAMVDMLKNSSTANTSSSICPPHNIPVPKHNHTARVYDWNSETQGWILGSFFYGYIITQIPGGYLARKYGAKWLLGLGILCTVIFTLLTPLAADLGAGYLIAVRVLEGIGEGVTYPAMHAMWASWAPPLERSRLLTISYTGAQLGTVVALPLSGQICFYLDWTYVFYIFGAVGLLWFFLWICFVSNSPSSHKRITEAEKTYIMSSLKNELSPTTDYIPWTSIFKSMPLWAIVVAHFSYNWTFYTLLTLLPTYMNDVLGFSIQQNGMLSALPYLGCWLLALLGGQLADLLRERFLFRTVIVRKAFTVIGMAGPAVFLVAAGYTGCNYILAVAFLTISSSLGGISASGFNINHLDIAPSYAGILLGITNSFATIPGMVGPVIARSLTKSNTIPEWQIVFYISAAINIFGAVFFTIFGKGAVQPWAVQTIHIQ, via the exons ATGATGGAGCTTTCAGCATCAGACTCTGAATCTGAAGATCATGCCCAGCCTTTACTTCGCCGGAAAGACACCGAAGACATCCAGAAAG CTCCTGCATGCGGCTCCTCTCGATACGGGTTGGCATTTTTGTCGTGTTATGGCTTCTTTGTGGCATATGCCCTCAGGGTGAACCTTAGTGTGGCAATGGTGGACATGCTGAAAAACAGTTCAACGGCaaacaccagttcctccatctgcCCTCCTCACAACATCCCTGTACCCAAACACAATCACACC GCCAGGGTGTATGACTGGAACTCAGAGACCCAGGGCTGGATCCTGGGCTCTTTTTTCTATGGATATATAATTACTCAGATACCAGGTGGTTACTTGGCACGCAAGTATGGTGCCAAGTGGCTGTTGGGTCTCGGCATCCTCTGCACTGTGATCTTTACTCTGTTGACTCCGTTAGCCGCTGATCTGGGAGCAGGATACCTCATCGCTGTCAGGGTGCTGGAAGGCATTGGGGAG GGAGTGACGTATCCGGCAATGCATGCTATGTGGGCATCATGGGCTCCACCTCTGGAGAGAAGTCGACTGCTCACTATATCTTACACAG GTGCTCAGCTTGGAACTGTAGTGGCCCTTCCTCTTTCTGGACAGATCTGTTTCTATCTAGACTGGacatatgttttttatatatttg GAGCTGTTGGCCTTCTTTGGTTTTTTCTTTGGATTTGTTTCGTCAGCAACAGTCCCAGCTCACACAAAAGAATCACAGAGGCTGAAAAGACCTACATAATGTCATCTTTAAAGAATGAA CTGTCCCCAACCACAGATTACATCCCATGGACATCAATCTTCAAGTCTATGCCATTATGGGCCATAGTTGTGGCACATTTCTCTTACAACTGGACCTTTTATACTTTGCTGACTCTCTTACCCACCTACATGAATGATGTGCTCGGCTTCAGCATTCAGcag AATGGGATGCTCTCGGCCCTGCCTTATCTTGGTTGTTGGCTGCTGGCTTTACTGGGCGGTCAGTTGGCGGACCTCCTGAGAGAGAGGTTTCTTTTCCGCACCGTCATTGTGCGCAAGGCTTTCACTGTAATAG GAATGGCAGGACCAGCCGTCTTCCTGGTGGCAGCAGGATACACTGGCTGTAACTACATCCTGGCTGTGGCCTTCCTCACCATCTCTTCCTCTCTAGGAGGAATTTCAGCCTCTGGATTTAACATCAACCATCTGGACATTGCTCCCTC TTATGCTGGGATTTTGCTGGGAATTACAAACTCATTTGCCACTATACCTGGCATGGTCGGCCCTGTGATAGCAAGATCTTTGACCAAATCT AACACTATTCCGGAGTGGCAAATTGTCTTCTACATCTCTGCAGCAATTAATATTTTTGGAGCCGTTTTCTTCACAATATTTGGCAAGGGTGCAGTCCAACCTTGGGCTGTCCAGACAATACACATCCAGTGA
- the eef1a1a gene encoding elongation factor 1-alpha 1a, with translation MGKEKLHINIVVIGHVDSGKSTTTGHLIYKCGGIDKRTIEKFEKEAAEMGKGSFKYAWVLDKLKAERERGITIDISLWKFETSKYYVTIIDAPGHRDFIKNMITGTSQADCAVLIVAAGVGEFEAGISKNGQTREHALLAYTLGVKQLIVGVNKMDSTEPSYSQKRYEEIVKEVSTYIKKIGYNPDTVAFVPISGWNGDNMLEASPNMSWFKGWKITRKEGNAAGTTLLEALDAIQPPTRPTDKPLRLPLQDVYKIGGIGTVPVGRVETGILKPGMVVTFAPVNVTTEVKSVEMHHEALSEALPGDNVGFNVKNVSVKDIRRGNVAGDSKNDPPQEAANFTAQVIILNHPGQISAGYAPVLDCHTAHIACKFAELKEKIDRRSGKKLEDNPKSLKSGDAAIVEMIPGKPMCVESFSEYPPLGRFAVRDMRQTVAVGVIKGVEKKTATSGKVTKSAQKAQKAK, from the exons ATGGGAAAGGAGAAGCTCCACATCAATATTGTGGTTATAGGCCATGTGGACTCTGGAAAGTCCACTACGACTGGCCACCTCATCTACAAATGCGGTGGGATCGACAAGAGGACCATTGAGAAGTTTGAGAAAGAGGCTGCAGAG ATGGGAAAGGGTTCCTTTAAGTACGCCTGGGTGCTGGACAAGCTCaaagcagaaagagagagaggaatcACTATTGACATCTCCTTGTGGAAGTTTGAGACCAGCAAATACTACGTCACCATCATTGATGCTCCAGGACACAGAGACTTCATCAAAAACATGATCACCGGAACCTCACAG GCGGATTGTGCTGTGCTGATCGTGGCGGCTGGTGTTGGTGAGTTTGAGGCTGGCATCTCGAAGAACGGCCAGACCAGAGAACACGCTCTTCTGGCTTACACACTGGGTGTAAAGCAGCTCATTGTGGGTGTCAACAAGATGGATTCCACTGAACCCAGTTACAGCCAGAAGCGTTATGAGGAAATTGTGAAGGAAGTCAGCACCTACATCAAGAAGATTGGCTATAATCCTGACACTGTGGCATTTGTGCCCATCTCTGGGTGGAATGGAGACAACATGCTTGAGGCCAGTCCCAAT ATGAGTTGGTTCAAAGGTTGGAAGATTACCCGCAAGGAAGGAAATGCAGCCGGGACCACCCTATTGGAAGCTTTGGATGCCATTCAGCCTCCAACACGTCCAACTGACAAACCTCTGCGCCTGCCTCTTCAGGACGTTTACAAGATTGGAG GTATCGGAACCGTCCCTGTGGGCCGTGTGGAGACCGGTATTTTGAAGCCAGGTATGGTGGTCACCTTTGCACCAGTTAACGTGACAACTGAAGTCAAGTCTGTGGAAATGCATCACGAGGCTCTTTCTGAGGCGCTGCCCGGGGACAATGTTGGCTTCAATGTTAAGAATGTGTCTGTCAAGGACATCCGTCGTGGCAACGTTGCTGGAGACAGCAAAAATGACCCGCCGCAAGAGGCTGCCAATTTCACTGCTCAA GTGATCATCTTGAACCACCCAGGGCAGATCAGTGCTGGTTATGCCCCTGTGCTGGATTGCCACACTGCCCATATTGCCTGCAAGTTTGCGGAGCTGAAAGAAAAGATCGATCGTCGTTCTGGAAAGAAGCTTGAAGACAACCCCAAGAGCTTGAAGTCTGGAGACGCAGCCATTGTGGAAATGATCCCTGGAAAGCCCATGTGTGTGGAAAGTTTCTCCGAGTATCCTCCTTTGG GTCGTTTTGCGGTGCGTGACATGCGTCAGACGGTTGCGGTGGGAGTGATAAAAGGAGTGGAGAAGAAGACCGCGACAAGCGGAAAGGTCACCAAATCTGCCCAGAAAGCCCAGAAGGCCAAATGA
- the cgasa gene encoding cyclic GMP-AMP synthase, whose protein sequence is MSNQRRPGCVRQTSPDEQPKAKARAKTSRKNEAQKKDKDGHECESEDKLQETPLLKRGRSKKQKDDSNGDIKSLDNSESKSEKKHGEISKTASVNKETGENDRQDSAKNKLKSKRKTTLDCESEGKTEQTANGKSGEKTAPKRPSKKEKGHPNHDREATPENSESKLEQKSTASSTRNKSTPKTGFPGAKNARDASPAVSARSPDRKPKSTEKTAVKDPLEDILKATVDKLTIKKSERSEASRCVNAITEKVIAHLKQDTTWCADVERLRTGSYYENLKICEPDEFDVMLTVPVERVDIQMFDEAGAFYSIALKRHPNKHPLDKFLNEDKTIQASDMLNEFRDAVKKAVEKATDLPYEIKILRKKPKCPAVTLEVTEGRKKISVDFVLGLKVHRASWPDFTKDGFKVENWLGKKEKANMKRQPFYLVPKYEGMGNAEHDGVVAKDSWRISFSHIEKEILNEHGHTKICCEGRGQKCCRKVCLKLLKYLLQQLKNDSSKSTKMSSFCSYHAKTTLLHACALRATDSEWAYDQLVNCFKQLLEDFVKHLRNHQLPNFFIPSHNLLNHVSISNCDFLAKEIEFQLNNTFPIFSYRAPILQNPGV, encoded by the exons ATGAGCAACCAGAGGAGACCAGGCTGCGTCCGCCAGACGAGTCCTGATGAACAACCCAAAGCCAAAGCTCGAGCAAAAACAAGTAGAAAGAATGAAGCGCAGAAAAAGGACAAAGACGGTCATGAATGTGAAAGTGAAGACAAACTTCAAGAAACTCCTTTACTAAAACGGGGACGGAGCAAAAAGCAGAAAGATGATTCAAACGGAGATATTAAGTCTTTGGACAACTCCGAGAGCAAGTCTGAAAAAAAGCACGGTGAGATATCTAAAACAGCCTCTGTTAATAAAGAAACAGGCGAGAATGACAGACAAGACAGtgcaaaaaacaaactaaagagTAAAAGAAAGACAACTCTTGACTGTGAAAGTGAAGGCAAAACTGAGCAGACCGCCAATGGGAAGTCAGGCGAAAAAACAGCACCGAAACGACCGAGCAAAAAGGAGAAAGGTCATCCAAACCATGACAGAGAAGCAACACCAGAAAATTCTGAAAGCAAATTAGAGCAAAAATCTACAGCATCATCTACAAGAAATAAATCTACTCCCAAAACCGGCTTCCCTGGAGCGAAAAACGCACGTGACGCTTCTCCAGCGGTCAGCGCGCGCAGCCCTGACCGCAAACCGAAAAGCACCGAAAAAACTGCAGTAAAAGACCCACTGGAAGACATCCTTAAAGCAACTGTTGACAAATTAACGATCAAAAAATCCGAGCGATCTGAAGCATCCAGATGTGTTAATGCCATCACGGAGAAAGTCATTGCACACCTGAAACAAGACACGACCTGGTGTGCAGATGTCGAGCGCTTACGAACGGGAAGTTATTACGAAAACCTTAAA ATTTGTGAACCGGATGAATTTGACGTGATGCTGACCGTTCCTGTGGAGAGAGTGGACATTCAGATGTTCGATGAGGCTGGAGCATTTTACAGTATTGCACTGAAACGGCACCCAAACAAACATCCCCTGGACAAATTCCTAAATGAAGACAAGACCATTCAGGCCAGCGACATGCTGAATGAATTCAGAGATGCCGTTAAAAAAGCTGTGGAGAAGGCTACAGACCTCCCGT ACGAAATtaaaattttgagaaaaaagccGAAGTGTCCTGCAGTGACACTAGAAGTGACAGAAGGTAGGAAGAAAATTTCTGTCGACTTTGTTCTTGGTCTTAAAGTTCACCGTGCAAGCTGGCCAGACTTTACAAAGGATGGCTTCAAAGTAGAGAACTGGCTTGGTAAAAAGGAGAAAGCTAATATGAAACGTCAGCCATTCTACCTGGTGCCTAAATATGAGGGGATGGGAAATGCAGAGCATGATGGAGTTGTTGCAAAAG ATTCCTGGCGAATCTCTTTTTCACACATCGAAAAAGAAATTTTAAATGAACATGGCCACACCAAGATATGCTGTGAGGGACGTGGACAGAAATGTTGCCG GAAAGTGTGTCTAAAACTTCTGAAGTATCTTCTACAACAGCTCAAAAATGATAGCTCCAAATCCACTAAGATGTCCAGTTTTTGCTCTTATCATGCAAAGACCACCCTGCTCCACGCTTGTGCTTTAAGAGCAACTGACAGCGAGTGGGCTTACGATCAGCTAGTCAACTGTTTTAAGCAGCTTCTGGAAGATTTTGTCAAACACCTAAGAAATCATCAACTCCCAAACTTCTTCATTCCATCCCACAACCTCTTAAATCATGTCTCCATTAGCAACTGTGATTTCCTGGCGAAAGAAATTGAATTTCAACTGAACAATACATTTCCTATATTCAGTTATAGGGCACCTATTCTGCAAAATCCAGGTGTTTGA
- the slc17a5 gene encoding sialin isoform X2, translated as MMELSASDSESEDHAQPLLRRKDTEDIQKAPACGSSRYGLAFLSCYGFFVAYALRVNLSVAMVDMLKNSSTANTSSSICPPHNIPVPKHNHTGVTYPAMHAMWASWAPPLERSRLLTISYTGAQLGTVVALPLSGQICFYLDWTYVFYIFGAVGLLWFFLWICFVSNSPSSHKRITEAEKTYIMSSLKNELSPTTDYIPWTSIFKSMPLWAIVVAHFSYNWTFYTLLTLLPTYMNDVLGFSIQQNGMLSALPYLGCWLLALLGGQLADLLRERFLFRTVIVRKAFTVIGMAGPAVFLVAAGYTGCNYILAVAFLTISSSLGGISASGFNINHLDIAPSYAGILLGITNSFATIPGMVGPVIARSLTKSNTIPEWQIVFYISAAINIFGAVFFTIFGKGAVQPWAVQTIHIQ; from the exons ATGATGGAGCTTTCAGCATCAGACTCTGAATCTGAAGATCATGCCCAGCCTTTACTTCGCCGGAAAGACACCGAAGACATCCAGAAAG CTCCTGCATGCGGCTCCTCTCGATACGGGTTGGCATTTTTGTCGTGTTATGGCTTCTTTGTGGCATATGCCCTCAGGGTGAACCTTAGTGTGGCAATGGTGGACATGCTGAAAAACAGTTCAACGGCaaacaccagttcctccatctgcCCTCCTCACAACATCCCTGTACCCAAACACAATCACACC GGAGTGACGTATCCGGCAATGCATGCTATGTGGGCATCATGGGCTCCACCTCTGGAGAGAAGTCGACTGCTCACTATATCTTACACAG GTGCTCAGCTTGGAACTGTAGTGGCCCTTCCTCTTTCTGGACAGATCTGTTTCTATCTAGACTGGacatatgttttttatatatttg GAGCTGTTGGCCTTCTTTGGTTTTTTCTTTGGATTTGTTTCGTCAGCAACAGTCCCAGCTCACACAAAAGAATCACAGAGGCTGAAAAGACCTACATAATGTCATCTTTAAAGAATGAA CTGTCCCCAACCACAGATTACATCCCATGGACATCAATCTTCAAGTCTATGCCATTATGGGCCATAGTTGTGGCACATTTCTCTTACAACTGGACCTTTTATACTTTGCTGACTCTCTTACCCACCTACATGAATGATGTGCTCGGCTTCAGCATTCAGcag AATGGGATGCTCTCGGCCCTGCCTTATCTTGGTTGTTGGCTGCTGGCTTTACTGGGCGGTCAGTTGGCGGACCTCCTGAGAGAGAGGTTTCTTTTCCGCACCGTCATTGTGCGCAAGGCTTTCACTGTAATAG GAATGGCAGGACCAGCCGTCTTCCTGGTGGCAGCAGGATACACTGGCTGTAACTACATCCTGGCTGTGGCCTTCCTCACCATCTCTTCCTCTCTAGGAGGAATTTCAGCCTCTGGATTTAACATCAACCATCTGGACATTGCTCCCTC TTATGCTGGGATTTTGCTGGGAATTACAAACTCATTTGCCACTATACCTGGCATGGTCGGCCCTGTGATAGCAAGATCTTTGACCAAATCT AACACTATTCCGGAGTGGCAAATTGTCTTCTACATCTCTGCAGCAATTAATATTTTTGGAGCCGTTTTCTTCACAATATTTGGCAAGGGTGCAGTCCAACCTTGGGCTGTCCAGACAATACACATCCAGTGA